In Motacilla alba alba isolate MOTALB_02 chromosome 23, Motacilla_alba_V1.0_pri, whole genome shotgun sequence, the following are encoded in one genomic region:
- the LOC119711219 gene encoding keratinocyte differentiation factor 1-like, with protein sequence MLGRRSRLPPELSGARQREQPCPEAVPLRARAARDSRDSRDTDVSLEVFSGSTPEIKAGRGRAQQMRDRKGRKAELKDPNGREAETITFISGTAEAPPNQSLCCSSLSQAWNTYKAVFCCIVTCGGCFQDCSVCIPYPGPAETSTDDGKNGDYNGRLPNSPANTSPAEKNGNQIKKSSMGSSFSYPDVKLKGIPVYPNRNTNHHPESDSCCKELLEKPFRNSIEKPPLPSSHRSSEEYYSFHESDVDISELNGSMSSRQIDVLIFKKLTELFSVHQIDELAKCTSDTVFLEKTNKISDLINSITQDYNLDEQDAECRLVRGIIRISTRKSRVRPHISLPASQAHEEKSSRGTAPDSGNETMLESMVISQDELAVQISEETPADVMARNMRRHSSAGSPTSRDSSFQDTETDSSGAPLLQVYC encoded by the exons ATGCTGGGCCGGAGGAGCCGCCTGCCCCCCGAGCTGAGCGGCGCCCGGCAgcgggagcagccctgcccggAGGCCGTGCCCCTGCGGGCCCgggcagccagggacagcagggacagcagggacacggATGTCAGCCTGGAGGTGTTCAGTGGCTCCACGCCCGAGATCAAAGCTGGCCGCGGCCGAGCGCAGCAGATGCGGGACAGGAAAGGGCGCAAGGCCGAGCTCAAGGACCCCAACGGCCGAGAGGCAGAGACCATCACCTTCATCTCCGGGACAGCAGAGGCTCCCCCAAACCAGAGcctttgctgctcctccctgtcTCAGGCCTGGAACACGTACAAGGCTGTTTTCTGTTGCATAGTGACGTGTGGGGGCTGCTTCCAGGACTGCAGTGTCTGCATTCCCTACCCGGGGCCCGCCGAGACCTCCACGGATGATGGGAAGAACGGAGACTACAACGGGCGGCTGCCAAACAGCCCCGCCAACACCTCTCCTGCTGAGAAGAACGGGAACCAGATCAAAAAGTCCAGCATGGGCAGCAGTTTCAGTTACCCAGACGTGAAGCTGAAGGGCATCCCTGTCTATCCAAACAGGAACACCAACCACCACCCGGAATCTGATTCCTgctgcaaggagctgctggagaagcccTTCAGGAACAGCATAGAAAAGCCACCGCTCCCCAGCAGCCACCGGAGCTCGGAGGAGTACTATTCCTTCCACGAGTCCGACGTGGACATCAGCGAGCTGAACGGCTCCATGTCCAGCCGGCAGATCGACGTCCTGATCTTCAAGAAGCTCACCGAGCTCTTCAGCGTCCACCAGATCGACGAGCTGGCCAAGTGCACCTCGGACACCGTCTTCCTGGAGAAGACCAACAAGATCTCGGACCTCATCAACAGCATAACTCAGGACTACAACCTGGACGAGCAGGACGCCGAGTGCCGGCTGGTGCGGGGCATCATCCGCATCAGCACGCGCAAGAGCCGCGTGCGGCCCCACATCTCCCTGCCCGCCAGCCAGGCCCACGAGGAGAAATCCAGCCGGGGCACGGCGCCCGACAGCGGCAACGAGACCATGCTGGAGTCCATGGTCATCAGCCAGGACG agctggccGTGCAGATCTCGGAGGAGACCCCGGCGGATGTGATGGCCAGGAACATGAGGCGGCACAGCAGCGCAG
- the LOC119711245 gene encoding TMF-regulated nuclear protein 1-like: MAAAAAAPAPPSPTGGDAQRPSRGGGGGGGDGKSGGPGAVELAAARRRLVAAEGRRRAAAELEGRVRQVHCALLHAELRLAARAETLGRLGAGVAQAQLALAAQSQRLQKGLRRRPRPRPGALLAAARALRSCVPWAPARSRGAAAGTPVRRLPAAGRASA, from the coding sequence atggctgcggcggcggcggcaccggcccCTCCGAGCCCCACCGGCGGCGACGCGCAGCGCCCgtcccgcggcggcggcggcggcggcggcgacgGCAAGAGCGGCGGCCCGGGCGCGGTGGAGctggcggcggcgcggcggagGCTGGTGGCGGCcgaggggcggcggcgggcggcggccgaGCTGGAGGGGCGGGTGCGGCAGGTGCACTGCGCGCTGCTGCACGCCGAGCTGCGCCTGGCCGCCCGCGCCGAGACCCTGGGCCGCCTCGGGGCCGGCGTGGCCCAGGCGCAGCTCGCCCTGGCCGCCCAGAGCCAGCGGCTGCAGAAGGGGCtgcgccgccgcccgcggccccggcccggggcgctGCTCGCCGCCGCCCGCGCTCTCCGCAGCTGCGTGCCCTGGGCCCCCGCAcggagccgcggggccgccgccggcACCCCCGTGCGCCGCCtgcccgccgccggccgcgccTCTGCCTag